From the genome of Chloracidobacterium sp., one region includes:
- a CDS encoding BrnT family toxin, with protein MSRAPRARRNFCPNEVKRRWDRRFLIIGQSYRGRLLVVSFAERADDVRMISARKLTRAERKAYEEERQRWNAG; from the coding sequence CGCGCCACGCGCGCGGCGAAATTTTTGCCCCAACGAAGTCAAGCGGAGATGGGATCGGCGTTTCCTGATCATTGGACAATCCTATCGGGGGCGTTTGTTGGTGGTATCCTTTGCCGAGCGCGCCGATGATGTGAGGATGATCAGCGCGCGGAAACTGACTCGCGCCGAGAGAAAAGCGTATGAAGAGGAAAGACAACGTTGGAACGCAGGATGA